GTTCCTATCTTCAACTTGCTGACCAAGGCCGGAATGCCGCCTGGCGCTATTTGGTCGGTATATTAATCACGATTTTTGTTTGGATAGCCGGCAGCGTATTGTTCGCGCTGCCGATCTTCATCGGGCTGATTCAGCCAGAGTCCCCTTTCGGTCTTACGCTAATGCTGCTTCCTTTCGGCCTGTTGCTTGCTAGCTCGTTGATGGCTGTGGGGCTACTTCATCAGCGTCTTTAGTTTGGACTAACTGGCATCACAATAATGCTCAACAGGATGCCATAAAGAATCTGCTCAACCGTTCATAACAGTTGAACTTAAGGAATTGGATACAATCCTGCTCGCAGTTAAGCTGCTGTTGCAACCGGACTGTTCAGGGATTGTTCGGATGTCTTGCGTTTCGAGGCTCGTTTTTTGACCATCGGATAGCAGGGACGAGGAGTTGGCTTGTGCCCCTTGCCTCGTCCTGGCGATTTACCACGAGGTTTAGGCGCAGGAGCAGGGGTGCCAATCGCTGCCAAAATGCCTGCAAACGCTTGTGCGACCCGACCCGGAGTCAACGTTTCTTGCGGTGCCTGCCAGGGCAAGGGGTGGTCAGTACAGTCCTTTCGCGCTAACCACAACTGCCAACTGAGCAACGGCATCAGGCTGCTCCACTGTTCGGTTGCCGATACAGAACTGAACTGGGGATGTGTCCAATATAGCCTCTGCTTGGCAAAGCGATACCAGTGTTCAATGGCAAAGCGACGGAGGTAGTGCAACCACAGGGTTTCTAACGGAGGCATCTGCTCACCCAGCCAAACTAACCACAAAGGAGCCAAGCGTCGCGTGCTGCTCTGTGTCTCCAGCACCTCCACGCGCAACACTTCCATTGCCCGTTTGGGGGATTTGCGGAAATGGTATGCACTCCAACGACTGACCCGCACTCGTCCCCAGTTGGGATCATCGACTTCAACGGTTTCGACCGGGACACTCCAAGTGTCAGGGTCATTGAGTTTCATCTTATGTCCATGCTTGGCAGGTGCGCCTCGCCCTCGATACGCTGGGGGCGCGCCATAGACACATCGATTGGATGTAACCCGCAGCAGCAAGTCTGCCTCAATCCCTGCCGTTTGGTTGACAAAACTGGCATTGCCGTACCCTCGGTCGTAGATCGCCAACGGACGCACCGCTAACTGCCGAGTCACTTGTTTGAGTTGGAATGCCGCTTTACTGGCGGGTGTTTCAAAGCTGGTGATGCGCTCATGCCGCAATGGTAATGCCCAACTGCCCCTGTCTTCAGCAATCCAGGCTAAGGTACTGTAGTTTTGTCCGGCTATCGGGGCATGTCCTGTTCTGCCTGATAAGGTGCGGTCTTTCAAACGCCTGGCAGCAGGACGGTTCCACCGACTCGCATCACCTGCCAACAACGGTTGCTGCTGAGTCGGTATCTGCTGCACCAACAGCTTCAGCACCTTTGATCGGGGTAGGCGGCTATCGCGCAACGCTTCATAGGTGCTCGACCACTGGCGACGAAAGACAGGACTCTGCGATAGCCTCACAAACGACACGATGCACGCACTCACTAACACGGCATCCATCAGATCAAACAGGGCATCTCTGGCGTTTCCCAAGCTGGCATACAACGTTTGGCGAAATTGCTGAAGTTCGTTGAAAATCATGGGGTCAATGTTGGTTGTACTTCATTGACCTTACGGCAGTCGGTGCTTCTCATTGACTGCCTTCCTCTTCACCATTAGTCCAAACTAAAGTCAGCGTCCGAGTGCAACACTTATAGGGCCGCTTGGCAGAATTAGCTGGCCGCAGGTGTGGCGTGGGTTTATTCTGTTTTTCTTGCTAGCGGCGATCGCCACGATAGTCGAGGCATTGCTCCACCCTGGACGCTACAGTCTGAACCCCAGTTTTGTGGTTACCCTGCCTAGTCTTTTAGTTGGCCTTGTGCTGATTCCCATCCAAACCAGTGCTGAGGAAGTTTTTTTTCGAGGCTACCTCCTACAGGGCTTGGGACGACTGACGCAGAACTGGTTGCTACTAAGTGTTGCGAATGGCATTCTGTTTACCCTGCCCCATCTCTCTAATCCAGAGGCTGAAGGACAGCCTTGGCTAGCGGCGTTGAACTGGTTTGCGGCTGGCGCGTTTTTAACGCTAGTCACCCTGAGGAGTGGCAGCCTGAATCTGGCGCTGGGGATTCATGCAGCGTTTAATCTATTTGCGTTCGGTGTTGCGGGTTATCCCAATGCTGCGTTGCCGCTATTTTCCCTCTTCAAAGCCTCTACTCTAGATGCAAGGTTTGCTTTGGGGTCCTTTTTGATTTGCTGTGTAGTGGCTCACTGGTTATTGTTCCGGTGGCGAGGTATTATGGCTGAGCCTTCTTACCGCTGAACTGAGCGTTATCTGACCATTCACAAGGCTTTAGTTGCAGAGTCTTAGTCCTCTGAACCTTGGGTCAGAGCAGCAGTCAAGCTTGGTCTTCCTCTGCTGACTATGATGTTTAGAGATGTTAGGCAGAAATAAGGGGGTAGATGAGAGATGTCTGTTTTTCGTCAATACATTGCGCCGCTGCTGGTGGTGTTGATGTTTGTGCTGGCGCTGGTGGTGGTGAGCGTCCGCATCTTTTTGCCCGAAGATATGGCTGCGCCTGCGCCAATTGAAGCAGTAGAGCAAGTCGGGTTGGGCGGT
The Thermoleptolyngbya sichuanensis A183 DNA segment above includes these coding regions:
- a CDS encoding CPBP family intramembrane glutamic endopeptidase → MWRGFILFFLLAAIATIVEALLHPGRYSLNPSFVVTLPSLLVGLVLIPIQTSAEEVFFRGYLLQGLGRLTQNWLLLSVANGILFTLPHLSNPEAEGQPWLAALNWFAAGAFLTLVTLRSGSLNLALGIHAAFNLFAFGVAGYPNAALPLFSLFKASTLDARFALGSFLICCVVAHWLLFRWRGIMAEPSYR
- a CDS encoding NF041680 family putative transposase; the protein is MIFNELQQFRQTLYASLGNARDALFDLMDAVLVSACIVSFVRLSQSPVFRRQWSSTYEALRDSRLPRSKVLKLLVQQIPTQQQPLLAGDASRWNRPAARRLKDRTLSGRTGHAPIAGQNYSTLAWIAEDRGSWALPLRHERITSFETPASKAAFQLKQVTRQLAVRPLAIYDRGYGNASFVNQTAGIEADLLLRVTSNRCVYGAPPAYRGRGAPAKHGHKMKLNDPDTWSVPVETVEVDDPNWGRVRVSRWSAYHFRKSPKRAMEVLRVEVLETQSSTRRLAPLWLVWLGEQMPPLETLWLHYLRRFAIEHWYRFAKQRLYWTHPQFSSVSATEQWSSLMPLLSWQLWLARKDCTDHPLPWQAPQETLTPGRVAQAFAGILAAIGTPAPAPKPRGKSPGRGKGHKPTPRPCYPMVKKRASKRKTSEQSLNSPVATAA